The genomic interval GACCATTCTGAAGAACGATGAAGGCGCAGCTTTTTTCCCCCATATTGTCATCGGCCATGGCCACCAGTGCGACATGGGTGATGGCGGTATGTTTTAGCAGTAGATTTTCCACTTCTTCGGCGGCGATTTTTTCGCCCCCACGGTTGATTTGATCTTTGTCCCGACCGACCACCTGCAGATAACCACGATCATTGCGGCGGACCAGATCACCGGAATGATAAAAACCGTCGGCATCGAAAACCCTGGCATTGTGTTCCGGCGCGTTGTAGTAACCGCGAATGGTGTAGGGGCCACGGGTGGTGAGTTCGCCGATTTCACCATCGGCCACCGGTTGACCATATTGATCTACAATGCGAACTTCATCGTCAGCAGACATCGGGCAGCCCTGGGTGCTGTACACCAGTTCATCCGGATCGTTCAGGCGCGTGTAGTTCACCAGCCCTTCAGCCATGCCCAGTACCTGTTGTAACTGACATCCCAGTTCTGCCGGAATTCGTCGTGCCAGCGTTTCACTGAGTTTGGCGCCGCCAACCTGTAATAATTTCAGGCTGTTGAGCTGGTCGCGGTGTTCCGGCGCGGCCAGTAACCATAGTGCTACCGCCGGTGGAACCAGTGCGGTCATGTTGACCTGGTGTTGTTGGATCAAATCAAAACAATTGCTGGCGTCCGGACTGGCGGCCATAACGACTGTGCCGCCGGCAAAAAAGATGCCTAGTGCGCCAGGTGAACTCATAGGATAGTTGTGCCCCGCCGGCAACGCGCACAGATAAACCGTTGCGGCGGTGACGCCACATAACTCCACACTGCGGCGGATACTGTAATAGTAATCGTTGTGGGTGCGCGGAATCAGTTTGGGGGTGCCGGTACTGCCGCCGGACAGCTGGAAGAACGCCACTTGATCGGCTGCTGTCGGCTGGGGCAGGGGTTCTGATGTGGTGTAATCCTCATGCAGCAACGTTTGCAGATCTTCTGCAAAATCAGCCCCGCCATCAATAATAACGGTCGACAGATCCGGTGTTGCCGCCGCCAGTTCCTGAATAAACGTTGTGTTCGTGAACAGTGGATGCTGGCTCGATGCGATCAGCAATCGTGGTTGAAGTTGTTGGGCA from Gynuella sunshinyii YC6258 carries:
- a CDS encoding (2,3-dihydroxybenzoyl)adenylate synthase translates to MPIAFTPWPDEFAQRYRDKGYWNDQPLTDILNHGHDDHTAIISADKRYTYSELRYYSQRLARQLLKRGVRHGDTAIIQLPNEADFYVAYFAALYAGIVPVNALFSHNRHELLAYAQQLQPRLLIASSQHPLFTNTTFIQELAAATPDLSTVIIDGGADFAEDLQTLLHEDYTTSEPLPQPTAADQVAFFQLSGGSTGTPKLIPRTHNDYYYSIRRSVELCGVTAATVYLCALPAGHNYPMSSPGALGIFFAGGTVVMAASPDASNCFDLIQQHQVNMTALVPPAVALWLLAAPEHRDQLNSLKLLQVGGAKLSETLARRIPAELGCQLQQVLGMAEGLVNYTRLNDPDELVYSTQGCPMSADDEVRIVDQYGQPVADGEIGELTTRGPYTIRGYYNAPEHNARVFDADGFYHSGDLVRRNDRGYLQVVGRDKDQINRGGEKIAAEEVENLLLKHTAITHVALVAMADDNMGEKSCAFIVLQNGQEVPKPIVLRKYLRGQGIAEYKLPDHFEFIDQLPLTHVGKPDKVRLRAMIEAKQQQPRRDTKAIPEAQQ